A region of Periophthalmus magnuspinnatus isolate fPerMag1 chromosome 13, fPerMag1.2.pri, whole genome shotgun sequence DNA encodes the following proteins:
- the fosb gene encoding protein fosB isoform X2, with protein sequence MQLFWKETRSISPGYNKKLTGDTSLCTVATGSPWEMYQGFPGDPDSGSRGSSSPSIESQYLSSVDSFGSPPTTSAPQECVSAGAGLSIVSTGPGTSVGGEMPGSFVPTVTAITTSQDLQWMVQPTLISSQASGQSASTATSTMTQPVSLVDPYDLPGTSYSSGSGMTPMASDTAGPGPVRQSRARSRRTRDVSLTPEEEEKRRVRRERNKLAAAKCRNRRRELTDRLQSETDILEEEKAELEAEISELQKEKERLEFVLVAHQPNCKLVYQEQPSQSSIQVPGPTLQGPVSIVGLTMKEDSFYLPPAYSTHPASAHSQPAVQQQQVQQAPQPGLMQEVEFSSSFYGSSEPAPGGPCLMASDSGGGNHDGAAIGYNTSYTSSFVFTYPEGACGVSANQRNSSSEQSSDSLNSPSLLAL encoded by the exons ATGCAACTTTTTTGGAAAGAAACCAGGAGCATCTCCCCGGGATATAACAAGAAATTAACCG GTGACACCTCGCTCTGTACGGTCGCTACAGGTTCCCCTTGGGAGATGTACCAAGGCTTCCCCGGCGACCCTGACAGCGGATCCCGAGGGAGCTCATCACCGTCCATAGAGTCCCAATACCTCTCCTCGGTGGACTCTTTCGGGAGCCCGCCAACCACCAGTGCTCCACAG gagTGTGTGTCAGCAGGAGCTGGCTTGAGCATTGTGAGCACCGGGCCTGGGACAAGTGTTGGAGGTGAGATGCCAGGTTCATTTGTGCCCACTGTGACAGCCATCACCACCAGTCAGGACCTGCAGTGGATGGTACAACCAACCCTCATCTCCTCTCAGGCCTCTGGACAGAGTGCATCCACCGCCACTTCCACTATGACCCAGCCGGTGTCACTGGTTGATCCCTATGACCTGCCCGGCACTAGttactcctctggctctggaATGACCCCCATGGCTTCAGACACTGCAGGGCCAGGCCCAGTGCGCCAGTCTAGAGCCCGCAGCCGCCGCACTCGAGACGTGTCT TTAAcaccagaggaagaggagaagagacgtGTACGGAGGGAGAGAAACAAGTTAGCTGCGGCTAAATGCAGAAATCGCCGAAGAGAACTAACAGACAGACTTCAATCG GAGACAGACAttttggaggaggagaaggcagAGTTGGAGGCAGAGATCTCTGAGCTGCAGAAAGAGAAGGAGCGTCTGGAGTTTGTGCTGGTGGCCCATCAGCCCAACTGTAAGTTGGTGTACCAGGAGCAGCCATCACAGAGCTCAATACAGGTGCCAGGTCCAACCTTACAAGGCCCAGTGTCCATTGTGGGTTTGACCATGAAGGAAGACTCATTCTACCTGCCCCCTGCCTACTCCACCCACCCAGCCTCAGCACACTCCCAGCCTGCAGTCCAGCAGCAGCAAGTGCAGCAAGCGCCTCAGCCCGGACTAATGCAGGAGGTAGAGTTTTCTAGTTCTTTCTATGGCTCAAGCGAGCCAGCACCTGGTGGGCCTTGCCTTATGGCCAGTGACAGTGGTGGTGGTAACCATGACGGTGCGGCCATTGGCTACAACACCTCATACACATCTTCATTTGTGTTCACCTACCCAGAGGGAGCCTGCGGGGTCAGTGCCAACCAGCGGAACAGCAGTAGCGAGCAGTCGTCTGATTCCCTGAACTCACCCTCGCTGCTTGCGCTTTGA
- the fosb gene encoding protein fosB isoform X1, which translates to MQLFWKETRSISPGYNKKLTGDTSLCTVATGSPWEMYQGFPGDPDSGSRGSSSPSIESQYLSSVDSFGSPPTTSAPQECVSAGAGLSIVSTGPGTSVGGEMPGSFVPTVTAITTSQDLQWMVQPTLISSQASGQSASTATSTMTQPVSLVDPYDLPGTSYSSGSGMTPMASDTAGPGPVRQSRARSRRTRDVSVSEDGDVGVLLTPEEEEKRRVRRERNKLAAAKCRNRRRELTDRLQSETDILEEEKAELEAEISELQKEKERLEFVLVAHQPNCKLVYQEQPSQSSIQVPGPTLQGPVSIVGLTMKEDSFYLPPAYSTHPASAHSQPAVQQQQVQQAPQPGLMQEVEFSSSFYGSSEPAPGGPCLMASDSGGGNHDGAAIGYNTSYTSSFVFTYPEGACGVSANQRNSSSEQSSDSLNSPSLLAL; encoded by the exons ATGCAACTTTTTTGGAAAGAAACCAGGAGCATCTCCCCGGGATATAACAAGAAATTAACCG GTGACACCTCGCTCTGTACGGTCGCTACAGGTTCCCCTTGGGAGATGTACCAAGGCTTCCCCGGCGACCCTGACAGCGGATCCCGAGGGAGCTCATCACCGTCCATAGAGTCCCAATACCTCTCCTCGGTGGACTCTTTCGGGAGCCCGCCAACCACCAGTGCTCCACAG gagTGTGTGTCAGCAGGAGCTGGCTTGAGCATTGTGAGCACCGGGCCTGGGACAAGTGTTGGAGGTGAGATGCCAGGTTCATTTGTGCCCACTGTGACAGCCATCACCACCAGTCAGGACCTGCAGTGGATGGTACAACCAACCCTCATCTCCTCTCAGGCCTCTGGACAGAGTGCATCCACCGCCACTTCCACTATGACCCAGCCGGTGTCACTGGTTGATCCCTATGACCTGCCCGGCACTAGttactcctctggctctggaATGACCCCCATGGCTTCAGACACTGCAGGGCCAGGCCCAGTGCGCCAGTCTAGAGCCCGCAGCCGCCGCACTCGAGACGTGTCTGTGAGTGAAGATGGAGATGTTGGTGTGTTA TTAAcaccagaggaagaggagaagagacgtGTACGGAGGGAGAGAAACAAGTTAGCTGCGGCTAAATGCAGAAATCGCCGAAGAGAACTAACAGACAGACTTCAATCG GAGACAGACAttttggaggaggagaaggcagAGTTGGAGGCAGAGATCTCTGAGCTGCAGAAAGAGAAGGAGCGTCTGGAGTTTGTGCTGGTGGCCCATCAGCCCAACTGTAAGTTGGTGTACCAGGAGCAGCCATCACAGAGCTCAATACAGGTGCCAGGTCCAACCTTACAAGGCCCAGTGTCCATTGTGGGTTTGACCATGAAGGAAGACTCATTCTACCTGCCCCCTGCCTACTCCACCCACCCAGCCTCAGCACACTCCCAGCCTGCAGTCCAGCAGCAGCAAGTGCAGCAAGCGCCTCAGCCCGGACTAATGCAGGAGGTAGAGTTTTCTAGTTCTTTCTATGGCTCAAGCGAGCCAGCACCTGGTGGGCCTTGCCTTATGGCCAGTGACAGTGGTGGTGGTAACCATGACGGTGCGGCCATTGGCTACAACACCTCATACACATCTTCATTTGTGTTCACCTACCCAGAGGGAGCCTGCGGGGTCAGTGCCAACCAGCGGAACAGCAGTAGCGAGCAGTCGTCTGATTCCCTGAACTCACCCTCGCTGCTTGCGCTTTGA
- the fosb gene encoding protein fosB isoform X4, with amino-acid sequence MQLFWKETRSISPGYNKKLTGDTSLCTVATGSPWEMYQGFPGDPDSGSRGSSSPSIESQYLSSVDSFGSPPTTSAPQECVSAGAGLSIVSTGPGTSVGGEMPGSFVPTVTAITTSQDLQWMVQPTLISSQASGQSASTATSTMTQPVSLVDPYDLPGTSYSSGSGMTPMASDTAGPGPVRQSRARSRRTRDVSVSEDGDVGVLLTPEEEEKRRVRRERNKLAAAKCRNRRRELTDRLQSETDILEEEKAELEAEISELQKEKERLEFVLVAHQPNCKLVYQEQPSQSSIQVPGPTLQGPVSIVGLTMKEDSFYLPPAYSTHPASAHSQPAVQQQQVQQAPQPGLMQEREPAGSVPTSGTAVASSRLIP; translated from the exons ATGCAACTTTTTTGGAAAGAAACCAGGAGCATCTCCCCGGGATATAACAAGAAATTAACCG GTGACACCTCGCTCTGTACGGTCGCTACAGGTTCCCCTTGGGAGATGTACCAAGGCTTCCCCGGCGACCCTGACAGCGGATCCCGAGGGAGCTCATCACCGTCCATAGAGTCCCAATACCTCTCCTCGGTGGACTCTTTCGGGAGCCCGCCAACCACCAGTGCTCCACAG gagTGTGTGTCAGCAGGAGCTGGCTTGAGCATTGTGAGCACCGGGCCTGGGACAAGTGTTGGAGGTGAGATGCCAGGTTCATTTGTGCCCACTGTGACAGCCATCACCACCAGTCAGGACCTGCAGTGGATGGTACAACCAACCCTCATCTCCTCTCAGGCCTCTGGACAGAGTGCATCCACCGCCACTTCCACTATGACCCAGCCGGTGTCACTGGTTGATCCCTATGACCTGCCCGGCACTAGttactcctctggctctggaATGACCCCCATGGCTTCAGACACTGCAGGGCCAGGCCCAGTGCGCCAGTCTAGAGCCCGCAGCCGCCGCACTCGAGACGTGTCTGTGAGTGAAGATGGAGATGTTGGTGTGTTA TTAAcaccagaggaagaggagaagagacgtGTACGGAGGGAGAGAAACAAGTTAGCTGCGGCTAAATGCAGAAATCGCCGAAGAGAACTAACAGACAGACTTCAATCG GAGACAGACAttttggaggaggagaaggcagAGTTGGAGGCAGAGATCTCTGAGCTGCAGAAAGAGAAGGAGCGTCTGGAGTTTGTGCTGGTGGCCCATCAGCCCAACTGTAAGTTGGTGTACCAGGAGCAGCCATCACAGAGCTCAATACAGGTGCCAGGTCCAACCTTACAAGGCCCAGTGTCCATTGTGGGTTTGACCATGAAGGAAGACTCATTCTACCTGCCCCCTGCCTACTCCACCCACCCAGCCTCAGCACACTCCCAGCCTGCAGTCCAGCAGCAGCAAGTGCAGCAAGCGCCTCAGCCCGGACTAATGCAGGAG AGGGAGCCTGCGGGGTCAGTGCCAACCAGCGGAACAGCAGTAGCGAGCAGTCGTCTGATTCCCTGA
- the fosb gene encoding protein fosB isoform X5, whose protein sequence is MQLFWKETRSISPGYNKKLTGDTSLCTVATGSPWEMYQGFPGDPDSGSRGSSSPSIESQYLSSVDSFGSPPTTSAPQECVSAGAGLSIVSTGPGTSVGGEMPGSFVPTVTAITTSQDLQWMVQPTLISSQASGQSASTATSTMTQPVSLVDPYDLPGTSYSSGSGMTPMASDTAGPGPVRQSRARSRRTRDVSVSEDGDVGVLLTPEEEEKRRVRRERNKLAAAKCRNRRRELTDRLQSETDILEEEKAELEAEISELQKEKERLEFVLVAHQPNCKLVYQEQPSQSSIQVPGPTLQGPVSIVGLTMKEDSFYLPPAYSTHPASAHSQPAVQQQQVQQAPQPGLMQEDWDATT, encoded by the exons ATGCAACTTTTTTGGAAAGAAACCAGGAGCATCTCCCCGGGATATAACAAGAAATTAACCG GTGACACCTCGCTCTGTACGGTCGCTACAGGTTCCCCTTGGGAGATGTACCAAGGCTTCCCCGGCGACCCTGACAGCGGATCCCGAGGGAGCTCATCACCGTCCATAGAGTCCCAATACCTCTCCTCGGTGGACTCTTTCGGGAGCCCGCCAACCACCAGTGCTCCACAG gagTGTGTGTCAGCAGGAGCTGGCTTGAGCATTGTGAGCACCGGGCCTGGGACAAGTGTTGGAGGTGAGATGCCAGGTTCATTTGTGCCCACTGTGACAGCCATCACCACCAGTCAGGACCTGCAGTGGATGGTACAACCAACCCTCATCTCCTCTCAGGCCTCTGGACAGAGTGCATCCACCGCCACTTCCACTATGACCCAGCCGGTGTCACTGGTTGATCCCTATGACCTGCCCGGCACTAGttactcctctggctctggaATGACCCCCATGGCTTCAGACACTGCAGGGCCAGGCCCAGTGCGCCAGTCTAGAGCCCGCAGCCGCCGCACTCGAGACGTGTCTGTGAGTGAAGATGGAGATGTTGGTGTGTTA TTAAcaccagaggaagaggagaagagacgtGTACGGAGGGAGAGAAACAAGTTAGCTGCGGCTAAATGCAGAAATCGCCGAAGAGAACTAACAGACAGACTTCAATCG GAGACAGACAttttggaggaggagaaggcagAGTTGGAGGCAGAGATCTCTGAGCTGCAGAAAGAGAAGGAGCGTCTGGAGTTTGTGCTGGTGGCCCATCAGCCCAACTGTAAGTTGGTGTACCAGGAGCAGCCATCACAGAGCTCAATACAGGTGCCAGGTCCAACCTTACAAGGCCCAGTGTCCATTGTGGGTTTGACCATGAAGGAAGACTCATTCTACCTGCCCCCTGCCTACTCCACCCACCCAGCCTCAGCACACTCCCAGCCTGCAGTCCAGCAGCAGCAAGTGCAGCAAGCGCCTCAGCCCGGACTAATGCAGGAG GACTGGGATGCAACCACCTAA
- the fosb gene encoding protein fosB isoform X3 → MYQGFPGDPDSGSRGSSSPSIESQYLSSVDSFGSPPTTSAPQECVSAGAGLSIVSTGPGTSVGGEMPGSFVPTVTAITTSQDLQWMVQPTLISSQASGQSASTATSTMTQPVSLVDPYDLPGTSYSSGSGMTPMASDTAGPGPVRQSRARSRRTRDVSVSEDGDVGVLLTPEEEEKRRVRRERNKLAAAKCRNRRRELTDRLQSETDILEEEKAELEAEISELQKEKERLEFVLVAHQPNCKLVYQEQPSQSSIQVPGPTLQGPVSIVGLTMKEDSFYLPPAYSTHPASAHSQPAVQQQQVQQAPQPGLMQEVEFSSSFYGSSEPAPGGPCLMASDSGGGNHDGAAIGYNTSYTSSFVFTYPEGACGVSANQRNSSSEQSSDSLNSPSLLAL, encoded by the exons ATGTACCAAGGCTTCCCCGGCGACCCTGACAGCGGATCCCGAGGGAGCTCATCACCGTCCATAGAGTCCCAATACCTCTCCTCGGTGGACTCTTTCGGGAGCCCGCCAACCACCAGTGCTCCACAG gagTGTGTGTCAGCAGGAGCTGGCTTGAGCATTGTGAGCACCGGGCCTGGGACAAGTGTTGGAGGTGAGATGCCAGGTTCATTTGTGCCCACTGTGACAGCCATCACCACCAGTCAGGACCTGCAGTGGATGGTACAACCAACCCTCATCTCCTCTCAGGCCTCTGGACAGAGTGCATCCACCGCCACTTCCACTATGACCCAGCCGGTGTCACTGGTTGATCCCTATGACCTGCCCGGCACTAGttactcctctggctctggaATGACCCCCATGGCTTCAGACACTGCAGGGCCAGGCCCAGTGCGCCAGTCTAGAGCCCGCAGCCGCCGCACTCGAGACGTGTCTGTGAGTGAAGATGGAGATGTTGGTGTGTTA TTAAcaccagaggaagaggagaagagacgtGTACGGAGGGAGAGAAACAAGTTAGCTGCGGCTAAATGCAGAAATCGCCGAAGAGAACTAACAGACAGACTTCAATCG GAGACAGACAttttggaggaggagaaggcagAGTTGGAGGCAGAGATCTCTGAGCTGCAGAAAGAGAAGGAGCGTCTGGAGTTTGTGCTGGTGGCCCATCAGCCCAACTGTAAGTTGGTGTACCAGGAGCAGCCATCACAGAGCTCAATACAGGTGCCAGGTCCAACCTTACAAGGCCCAGTGTCCATTGTGGGTTTGACCATGAAGGAAGACTCATTCTACCTGCCCCCTGCCTACTCCACCCACCCAGCCTCAGCACACTCCCAGCCTGCAGTCCAGCAGCAGCAAGTGCAGCAAGCGCCTCAGCCCGGACTAATGCAGGAGGTAGAGTTTTCTAGTTCTTTCTATGGCTCAAGCGAGCCAGCACCTGGTGGGCCTTGCCTTATGGCCAGTGACAGTGGTGGTGGTAACCATGACGGTGCGGCCATTGGCTACAACACCTCATACACATCTTCATTTGTGTTCACCTACCCAGAGGGAGCCTGCGGGGTCAGTGCCAACCAGCGGAACAGCAGTAGCGAGCAGTCGTCTGATTCCCTGAACTCACCCTCGCTGCTTGCGCTTTGA
- the c13h19orf47 gene encoding uncharacterized protein C19orf47 homolog, with protein MASESTATSEWIQFFKDAGIPAGLAVTYAVSFVDNRIQKNMLMDLSKDIMMDLGITVVGDIIAILKHAKQVYRQDMCKMATEAISSGQTSVQAELRRTANTPATRMIANALSHDSPPATPVRRGDNRLSVTVSNVPGNKKNKAVVSQPADEGKSVPAVKRRRVTAEMEGKYIVNMPKGTTARTRRILAQQAKKGLKRTSVFARLGAESKSDTTTTNNKPSGVFSRLDLTLEEDQTKPAYSMAEGEDSDGEGSVLQYAGVLKKTVPASKKEPVVSKPTTLRRLGGKFKLPPSDMPTSSTINGLPPAKMSVLQRLGTPPSAASPPNDEQDNRVTSTKPRAQKRLIIASSKVSSSTGAAGDGHGAQMDARAVSVFKRLGNKKT; from the exons ATGGCGTCCGAGAGCACAG CTACGTCAGAGTGGATTCAGTTTTTCAAGGATGCTGGCATTCCTGCTGGCCTTGCTGTTACATATGCAGTTTCCTTTGTAGACAacag AATTCAAAAGAATATGCTAATGGACCTCAGTAAAGACATAATGATGGACCTCGGAATCACAGTTGTTGGTGACATAATTGCCATTCTGAAACATGCCAAACAAGTCTACCGGCAG GACATGTGCAAAATGGCCACAGAAGCCATCTCCTCAGGACAGACCAGTGTGCAGGCTGAACTGCGAAGGACTGCCAATACTC ctgccACTCGCATGATTGCCAATGCTCTAAGCCATGACTCTCCACCAGCAACTCCAGTACGACGAGGTGACAACCGCCTTTCTGTCACGGTCTCCAATGTGCCAGGaaataaaaagaacaaagcAG TTGTAAGTCAACCAGCAGATGAGGGGAAGAGTGTGCCTGCCGTGAAACGTCGACGTGTGACAGCTGAGATGGAAGGCAAGTACATCGTCAACATGCCCAAAGGCACTACGGCACGCACACGCCGCATCCTGGCTCAGCAGGCCAAGAAAG GTCTGAAGCGCACATCTGTTTTTGCAAGGCTTGGAGCTGAATCAAAGTCGGATACCACTACAACCAATAATAAG CCCTCTGGAGTGTTCAGCAGACTGGATTTAACCCTTGAAGAGGACCAGACAAAGCCAGCATACAGCATGGCCGAAGGGGAAGACAGCGACGGAGAAGGATCTGTGCTTCAGTATGCCGGGGTCCTCAAAAAAACAGTTCCTGCTTCAAAGAAGGAGCCTGTGGTTTCAAAGCCCACAACCCTGCGACGACTGGGAGGCAAATTCAAACTGCCACCATCTGACATGCCTACCTCCTCCACCATAAACGGCCTTCCCCCGGCAAAAATGAGCGTGCTCCAGAGACTGGGCACTCCTCCGAGCGCTGCCTCCCCTCCTAACGACGAACAGGACAACCGTGTTACGAGCACCAAGCCCAGAGCCCAAAAGAGACTGATCATTGCCAGCTCCAAAGTGAGTAGCAGCACTGGAGCTGCAGGCGATGGGCATGGCGCTCAAATGGATGCACGAGCTGTCAGTGTCTTCAAGAGACTTGGCAACAAAAAAACCTAA
- the ttc9b gene encoding tetratricopeptide repeat protein 9B — protein sequence MHSTLLRSSPKHAYVSEQHGPLQPLSLRDMEAKQHQIKSLKSYPETGGRSLAAAAGGGDGGGYRGGSAEMDMEAKIQKAIDFKLEGHRCYKEKKFREAIGKYHRALLQLKGVHVVDNTTGSEVNLLNQAAAKLTEEQRNAVESTEIECYDSLTACLLQSELVNYERVKEYCLKVLSHQRDHFKAMYRAGIAFYHLGDYECALRYLREAKNREPTDTNVLRYIQLTEMKMSKYGQRESVKENPANP from the exons ATGCATAGCACGCTGCTCAGGTCATCCCCAAAACACGCTTATGTGTCCGAGCAGCATGGCCCGCTCCAACCGCTGTCACTGAGAGACATGGAGGCCAAACAACACCAGATCAAAAGCCTGAAGAGCTATCCCGAGACCGGCGGACGGAGCCTGGCAGCAGCTGCCGGGGGAGGGGACGGCGGCGGGTACCGAGGCGGCTCAGCAGAAATGGATATGGAGGCAAAGATTCAAAAAGCCATCGACTTTAAATTAGAGGGTCATCGTTGttataaagaaaagaaatttCGGGAAGCGATTGGGAAATATCACCGCGCACTGCTCCAGCTCAAAGGTGTGCATGTGGTCGACAACACCACGGGCTCCGAGGTGAACCTGCTGAACCAAGCTGCGGCCAAGCTGACCGAGGAGCAGCGCAATGCCGTGGAGAGCACAGAGATCGAGTGTTACGACAGCCTCACGG CATGCCTGTTGCAGTCGGAGCTGGTGAACTATGAGAGAGTAAAGGAGTACTGTCTGAAGGTGCTGAGTCACCAGAGGGACCACTTCAAGGCCATGTATCGAGCTGGCATCGCCTTCTACCACCTGGGAGACTACGAATGTGCTCTGCGCTACCTGCGTGAGGCCAAGAACCGGGAACCAACAG ACACCAACGTGCTCCGGTACATCCAGCTGACAGAGATGAAGATGAGCAAATACGGACAGCGGGAGAGTGTCAAAGAGAACCCAGCTAACCCTTGA